The Triticum dicoccoides isolate Atlit2015 ecotype Zavitan chromosome 6A, WEW_v2.0, whole genome shotgun sequence genome has a window encoding:
- the LOC119319377 gene encoding zinc finger protein ZAT1-like, whose translation MAKNTCKLCFRRFASPRALAGHMRSHSVRNPAAKQQISSASSASTSFTAAADGDVSFKKPLPIYALRENPKRNLRVTDVAFSDRESEAESTPPHPKRAHAAAAGGETEPLSSVSDAATPEEDVALSLMMLSRDSWPSTGRGYGDGDYSDDGSDGGYTLPAPDPAPVEKRTRFQCGACKKVFRSYQALGGHRASHVRGGRGGCCAPPIAPPPPPPQPLAPAPLMEREGDEDMDGKGSPRECPYCYRVFASGQALGGHKRSHVCSAAAAAAQAHAAAAPPAPIKAFGMIDLNIALPFEDVELSAVSDPRFSSNPGS comes from the coding sequence ATGGCAAAGAACACATGCAAGCTCTGCTTCCGCCGCttcgccagcccccgcgccctcgCAGGCCACATGCGCTCCCACTCCGTCCGCAACCCGGCCGCGAAGCAGCAGATCTCATCGGCGTCCTCCGCGTCCAcctccttcaccgccgccgccgacggcgacGTCAGCTTCAAGAAGCCCCTTCCAATCTACGCGCTCCGGGAGAATCCCAAGCGCAACCTGCGCGTCACCGATGTCGCCTTCTCGGATCGCGAGAGTGAGGCCGAGTCCACCCCGCCGCACCCCAAGCGCGCGCACGCCGCCGCTGCCGGGGGCGAGACCGAGCCGCTGAGCTCGGTGTCGGACGCAGCCACGCCGGAGGAGGACGTGGCGCTGTCCCTCATGATGCTCTCCCGCGACTCCTGGCCTTCGACGGGGCGCGGCTACGGCGACGGCGACTACTCGGACGACGGGAGCGACGGCGGTTACACGCTCCCCGCTCCCGATCCGGCGCCGGTGGAGAAGCGCACACGGTTCCAGTGCGGCGCGTGCAAGAAGGTATTCCGTTCCTACCAGGCTCTCGGCGGCCACCGCGCCAGCCACGTGCGCGGCGGCAGGGGCGGCTGCTGCGCGCCTCCcatcgctccccctcctcctcctccgcagcCGCTGGCACCGGCGCCATTGATGGAACGCGAGGGGGACGAGGACATGGACGGGAAGGGGTCGCCACGGGAGTGCCCCTACTGCTACCGCGTGTTCGCCTCCGGGCAAGCTCTTGGTGGGCACAAGAGGTCCCATgtttgctccgccgccgccgccgcagcacaGGCGCATGCAGCCGCCGCTCCTCCGGCGCCGATCAAAGCCTTTGGCATGATCGATCTGAACATCGCGCTGCCGTTCGAGGATGTGGAGCTCTCTGCCGTGTCAGATCCCCGTTTCTCCTCCAATCCAGGTTCCTGA